From Spirochaeta lutea:
ACTTTTAGAGCAAGTGATCCAAATGTTAGCCACCAAGGAAGACAGTAAATTTTCTAAGGTGATAGAAAAGGTAGTGAACGAAGCAATGAAACTTGAGCGAGCCAAAACCCTTCAGGCCGAACCCTATGAGCGGACCGAAGATCGAATGGGCTACGCCAACGGGTTTAAGAACAAAACCTTGGCTTTGGCTACCGGGAAGGTATTACTCAAGATACCTCAAGTCCGCGGACTGGAATTCTATCCCAGCTGTATCGAAAAGGGTATTCGGAGTGAACGAGCCTTAAAACTTGCGATAGCCGAGATGTACGTAAAAGGGGTCAGTACTAGACGGGTTTCAGATATCGTAGAAATCCTATGCGGCACCGAGGTGAGCTCCTCACAGGTAAGTCGATTGGCGAAGGAGCTGGATGAAGAGGCAACATCCTGGCGATCCTCGCCGGTAGGACAAATACAGTATCTCGTGCTCGACGCTACATATGAATCAGTGCGTGTAGGCTCGAAAGTGGTCAAACAGTCCCTACTGATGGCCATAGGCGTCGATTATGAAGGCAAACGTCAGATTTTGGGCACAGAAGTAGCCAATAGCGAAGCGGAGGTAAATTGGCGATCGTTTCTAGAAGGCCTGGTTCGTAGAGGGCTCCATGGTCTGACCATGATTACCAGTGATGACCATGCGGGTCTTCGAGCAGCTATCGATGCTGTGTTTCCTGGAATCTTGTGGCAACGGTGTCAATTTCACTTGCAGCAAAATGCTCGTGGTTACGTGACAAGGAAAGACGATGTCCCGGCGGTAGCGGCGGAAATCCGCAAGGTTTTCAATGCCCCAGATGAACAGAACGCCGAAAGGTACTTGCAGAGCCTGGTAGAAAAGTATGAGAAGACCCAGCCCCGTCTTGCCCAGTGGGCTGATGAAAATCTCCGGGAGGGATTAAGCGTATTTCATATCCCGGAAAACCACAGGAGGAAGTTACGAACCTCAAATTTGGCTGAACGTCAAATGAAAGAAATAAAAAGGCGAACAAAGGTCGTAGGCGTATTCCCTAATGCCGATAGTTTGCTTCGCCTTGCGGCGGCCATGCTGATCGAACAGAACGATCAATGGCAGAATGAAAAACGGTACTTACCCGAGTCTAATGATCGCCCTGCTTTTAAAGAAATTTACAGAAAAAAGGTTGCTTAATC
This genomic window contains:
- a CDS encoding IS256 family transposase; the protein is MAYQSEYTLLEQVIQMLATKEDSKFSKVIEKVVNEAMKLERAKTLQAEPYERTEDRMGYANGFKNKTLALATGKVLLKIPQVRGLEFYPSCIEKGIRSERALKLAIAEMYVKGVSTRRVSDIVEILCGTEVSSSQVSRLAKELDEEATSWRSSPVGQIQYLVLDATYESVRVGSKVVKQSLLMAIGVDYEGKRQILGTEVANSEAEVNWRSFLEGLVRRGLHGLTMITSDDHAGLRAAIDAVFPGILWQRCQFHLQQNARGYVTRKDDVPAVAAEIRKVFNAPDEQNAERYLQSLVEKYEKTQPRLAQWADENLREGLSVFHIPENHRRKLRTSNLAERQMKEIKRRTKVVGVFPNADSLLRLAAAMLIEQNDQWQNEKRYLPESNDRPAFKEIYRKKVA